Proteins from one Leptonema illini DSM 21528 genomic window:
- a CDS encoding TrmH family RNA methyltransferase, which produces MNSGDAPRIQELSGFLTESRFRKFRDVLSQRTRFVSVVLEDLYDPHNGSACLRSCEACGIQEVHIVEERNAFMTVEGVTMGSARWLDLRRHYSPDAQGNAILSDEHSGASIGQCYAGLRDRGYTIVAMTPHPAADKAVAFDRLPLSGPVAVVFGSERDGLSETAMNEADLHTRLPIHGFVESYNISVACALTVFHLAGRIRNELLPEQWQLSGEDHDSVLLSWLRRSIRNVELVERSLSSEPRVEP; this is translated from the coding sequence ATGAATTCCGGCGATGCACCCCGTATTCAGGAACTGAGCGGATTTCTGACAGAGTCACGCTTTCGCAAATTCCGCGACGTGCTCTCTCAGCGAACGCGCTTTGTTTCGGTCGTTCTTGAAGATCTGTATGATCCGCATAATGGCTCGGCCTGTCTTCGTTCCTGTGAGGCATGCGGAATTCAAGAGGTCCACATCGTCGAAGAACGGAATGCCTTCATGACGGTCGAAGGCGTGACGATGGGATCGGCTCGCTGGCTTGATCTGCGCCGGCATTACTCGCCCGATGCGCAGGGCAATGCCATTCTGTCGGATGAGCATTCGGGCGCATCCATCGGGCAGTGCTATGCCGGATTGCGTGATCGGGGTTATACGATCGTCGCCATGACGCCGCATCCCGCTGCCGATAAGGCAGTTGCCTTTGATCGCCTGCCGCTCTCCGGTCCAGTTGCCGTAGTCTTTGGCTCCGAAAGGGACGGGCTATCTGAAACGGCCATGAACGAAGCCGATCTGCACACCCGTCTTCCTATTCACGGATTCGTCGAAAGCTATAACATCTCAGTCGCTTGCGCCCTCACCGTATTCCATCTCGCCGGACGAATCCGCAACGAGCTTTTGCCCGAGCAGTGGCAGTTAAGTGGTGAGGATCATGATTCCGTCTTACTTTCCTGGCTGCGACGCAGTATTCGCAATGTCGAGCTCGTTGAGCGCAGCCTCTCCTCTGAGCCGCGAGTAGAACCGTAG
- the thiH gene encoding 2-iminoacetate synthase ThiH yields MNREEEAEIYRDRMGKPGFSLVFDPSEFGRIRAKIRHIEETATTEQAEAALLSVEAGHTLSEEQFYVLASKVADPLLEEMAVLARNITLQRFGRTILLYSPLYLSNVCYSKCTYCGFGFGNDIRRRTLTPEEIIADAEVIHAQGIRHILLLTGEAYRETPVQYIGDAAEALRSKFSSIGIEVYPLKEKDYAYLRERGVDGLTVYQETYDPERYKEVHLKGMKALMNWRLDCADRGGRAGMRRLAIGALLGLSDPTAEVISLGLHGRYLLKNYWQSQLSLSLPRLRPAAGVTDVPHIADGQYVRYWLALRLFLPDAGFALSSRESAAFRDHMMQICITQVSGGARTEPGGYSGLEATEQFSRDDTRSVAEMARAIEAIGKEPVFTDWAPLLK; encoded by the coding sequence GTGAACCGCGAAGAAGAGGCCGAAATCTACAGAGATCGCATGGGAAAGCCCGGCTTTTCCCTTGTGTTTGACCCGTCGGAGTTCGGACGTATCAGAGCAAAGATCAGGCACATAGAAGAGACGGCGACGACGGAGCAGGCCGAAGCGGCGCTGCTTTCCGTTGAAGCGGGCCATACTCTTTCTGAAGAGCAGTTCTATGTTCTTGCCTCGAAGGTCGCCGACCCGCTGCTCGAAGAGATGGCCGTGCTTGCGCGAAACATCACGCTGCAGAGATTCGGTCGCACCATTCTGCTCTACTCGCCTCTCTATCTTTCAAACGTCTGTTATTCGAAATGCACGTATTGCGGCTTCGGCTTTGGAAACGACATCCGACGGCGCACGCTCACGCCCGAAGAGATCATCGCCGATGCCGAGGTGATCCATGCACAGGGTATACGACATATCCTTCTTCTGACGGGCGAAGCCTACAGAGAAACGCCGGTGCAATATATAGGAGATGCAGCCGAGGCGCTGCGATCGAAGTTCTCTTCGATAGGAATTGAGGTGTATCCGCTTAAAGAAAAGGATTATGCATATCTACGAGAAAGAGGCGTCGACGGCCTGACGGTGTATCAGGAAACCTATGATCCGGAACGTTATAAAGAGGTGCATCTGAAGGGCATGAAGGCGCTGATGAACTGGCGCCTTGATTGCGCCGATCGAGGCGGACGTGCCGGGATGCGCAGGCTTGCCATTGGCGCCCTGCTCGGTCTCTCTGATCCGACGGCGGAGGTCATCAGCCTCGGATTGCATGGTCGTTATCTGCTCAAGAACTACTGGCAATCGCAGCTCTCGCTCTCTCTTCCGCGTCTGCGCCCGGCGGCCGGTGTGACCGATGTGCCGCATATCGCCGATGGCCAGTATGTGCGCTACTGGCTGGCCCTGCGGCTTTTTTTACCGGATGCCGGCTTTGCCCTGTCAAGCAGGGAGTCGGCCGCCTTCCGTGACCACATGATGCAGATCTGCATCACGCAGGTATCGGGCGGGGCTCGCACGGAGCCAGGGGGCTACTCGGGTCTCGAAGCGACGGAGCAGTTCAGTCGAGATGACACACGGTCCGTTGCCGAGATGGCACGAGCCATTGAGGCGATTGGAAAAGAGCCTGTTTTCACCGACTGGGCTCCGCTGCTGAAGTGA
- a CDS encoding PP2C family protein-serine/threonine phosphatase produces the protein MNFRDKLYRAGMRYLDAYLPEDHPILRESRSRRRLRILMGVGTVFNLILISKLPVVFLAGGVRLLLFVSMIAVFTTGLAWVLFMKAKGVDYVTAAFIGLGALHNIIDAYTYPIFPPRNLPFFFMILLSAHLLFGRWYSLAILFVMSVAYVPLINVPSLDGVVIIDPRVMDYRINIATNTIIAGLMVWLISEAYDYFRESSERQLKDLNREREKDLELAARVQQDLVPQMSRIGSYRIDSVSRPAAVVGGDYHEALRAGTANWFAIGDVSGHGLQAGMLSMQVRSMLAYLLMELGLDKPSDVLVELNNSFHQVVRKLNIRSYMTFLLARIDDQGRLSFTGSHQKLVLLRRRRGEIEIVPSHGIWLGLEHIEDRRRIMEFELMMEVDDILFLFTDGLTEARNEKGELYGFDRLIGQLQRLIEGQEELTEKALTDHIVKDFDHFRGSIPCEDDVTVFCIRRVTDQDL, from the coding sequence ATGAACTTTCGTGATAAACTATACAGAGCCGGGATGCGTTATCTCGACGCCTATCTGCCCGAAGATCATCCGATTCTACGTGAATCGAGATCGCGCAGACGTTTGCGTATACTGATGGGCGTCGGTACCGTATTCAATCTGATCCTGATATCAAAGCTACCTGTTGTCTTTCTTGCCGGCGGCGTAAGGCTGTTGCTTTTCGTAAGCATGATCGCCGTCTTTACGACGGGATTGGCATGGGTCCTTTTTATGAAGGCGAAAGGCGTCGATTATGTAACGGCTGCCTTCATCGGGCTTGGCGCCCTTCACAACATCATCGACGCATATACGTATCCGATCTTTCCTCCGCGGAATCTGCCCTTCTTTTTTATGATCCTTCTTTCGGCCCATCTGCTTTTCGGGCGCTGGTATTCGCTTGCCATTCTCTTTGTTATGTCTGTCGCCTATGTTCCGCTTATCAACGTTCCTTCGCTGGACGGAGTCGTCATCATCGATCCCCGCGTGATGGACTACCGAATCAACATAGCGACGAATACGATTATCGCCGGCCTTATGGTATGGCTCATCAGCGAGGCCTATGACTATTTTCGCGAATCCTCCGAGCGGCAGCTAAAGGATCTGAACAGGGAGCGCGAAAAAGACCTGGAGCTCGCCGCTCGCGTGCAGCAGGATCTTGTTCCGCAGATGAGCCGCATAGGATCGTATAGAATCGACTCGGTGTCACGCCCGGCTGCCGTCGTAGGTGGAGATTATCACGAAGCGCTCAGAGCCGGCACTGCGAACTGGTTTGCCATCGGAGACGTGAGCGGGCACGGCCTTCAGGCCGGCATGTTGAGTATGCAGGTCCGCAGCATGCTTGCATATCTTCTGATGGAACTCGGGCTTGATAAACCGTCTGACGTACTTGTGGAGCTGAATAATTCCTTCCATCAGGTCGTTCGTAAACTTAATATTCGCAGTTATATGACGTTTCTCCTGGCGAGAATCGACGATCAGGGACGATTGAGTTTTACGGGATCGCATCAGAAGCTCGTCCTGCTGCGCCGTCGCAGGGGGGAGATTGAGATCGTTCCGTCGCATGGCATCTGGCTCGGGCTTGAGCACATTGAAGATCGTCGACGTATCATGGAATTCGAGCTGATGATGGAGGTAGACGATATACTCTTTCTTTTCACTGACGGCCTGACAGAAGCTCGAAACGAAAAAGGAGAGCTGTATGGCTTTGATCGCCTTATTGGCCAGCTGCAGAGGCTGATTGAAGGGCAGGAAGAGTTGACGGAAAAGGCGCTCACCGATCACATTGTAAAGGATTTCGATCATTTCAGAGGATCGATTCCCTGTGAAGATGATGTGACCGTATTCTGCATCCGACGTGTAACGGATCAGGATCTCTGA
- a CDS encoding long-chain fatty acid--CoA ligase, with protein MKATMMDYQLTIPSILKRARDVHPHKTIVTKMNDESIHRETYGEFYRRTRRLMDALRKAGVKPGDRIGTVGMNHYRHLEVYFAAPSIGAVLHTINVRLFPEQLIYIINNAQDRIIFVDKSLTKMIAAHIGEIKGVERFVIMDDLEAGEAAPLPNVVDYEAFLATGDASAADAEDTYTVNENDPAGLCYTSGTTGNPRGVLYSHRSIYLHSMAICMADTLAVAERETILPVVPMFHVNAWGIPFAAVMTGAKLAFPGKHLLGSALASFLEQEKVTMAAGVPTIWNVLLQHLRKNKHDLSSLHTMVVGGSAAPKAMIEAYDKEFGIRILHAWGMTELSPVGTVSRLRAEMEDWTYEKQLEMRGKQGPAVAGIEIRAIDDQGKDVPRDGKTSGEMIVRGPWVTGSYFGLDAPESFTTDGWFRTGDVVTIDEFGYVMITDRKKDLIKTRGEWISSVEMEGLVLGVSGVLEAAVVARPDDVRGEAPVVFVVARENETVEKKAVIEELKKHFAHWQLPHQDDVRFIDAIPKTSVGKFDKKMLRAQLTAE; from the coding sequence ATCAAGGCTACGATGATGGATTATCAGCTAACCATCCCATCCATTCTCAAAAGAGCTCGTGACGTTCATCCTCATAAGACGATCGTCACGAAAATGAACGATGAGAGCATCCATCGCGAAACATACGGCGAATTCTACAGGCGTACGAGGCGACTCATGGACGCCCTGCGCAAGGCGGGCGTAAAGCCCGGCGATCGCATCGGCACCGTCGGCATGAACCACTACCGACATCTCGAGGTTTACTTCGCCGCTCCGTCCATCGGAGCCGTGCTTCACACCATTAACGTTCGACTGTTTCCCGAACAGCTGATCTACATCATCAACAATGCGCAGGATCGCATCATCTTCGTCGACAAATCCCTTACGAAAATGATCGCCGCGCATATCGGCGAGATCAAAGGCGTCGAACGCTTCGTTATCATGGACGACCTCGAAGCCGGCGAGGCGGCTCCGCTTCCGAACGTCGTCGACTACGAGGCCTTTCTTGCCACAGGCGACGCCTCGGCCGCCGATGCCGAAGATACGTATACGGTGAACGAAAACGACCCGGCGGGCCTCTGCTATACTTCGGGCACGACGGGCAATCCGCGCGGAGTGCTTTACAGCCATCGATCGATCTACCTGCACAGCATGGCGATCTGCATGGCCGATACGCTTGCCGTCGCCGAACGTGAAACCATTCTGCCCGTCGTTCCCATGTTTCATGTGAATGCCTGGGGCATTCCCTTTGCAGCCGTGATGACGGGAGCAAAGCTTGCCTTTCCGGGAAAACATCTTCTCGGGTCGGCGCTGGCCTCGTTTCTTGAGCAGGAAAAGGTGACGATGGCAGCCGGAGTTCCGACCATCTGGAACGTTCTGCTACAGCATCTGCGTAAGAACAAACACGATCTCTCGTCGCTGCATACGATGGTCGTCGGAGGCTCGGCCGCTCCGAAGGCGATGATAGAGGCCTACGATAAAGAGTTCGGCATTCGCATTCTGCATGCATGGGGCATGACGGAGCTCTCTCCCGTCGGAACGGTCTCGCGTCTTCGCGCAGAGATGGAAGACTGGACCTATGAAAAGCAGCTTGAGATGCGCGGCAAGCAGGGACCGGCCGTCGCCGGCATCGAGATCAGAGCGATCGACGACCAGGGCAAGGACGTGCCGCGCGACGGCAAGACCTCCGGCGAGATGATCGTTCGCGGCCCATGGGTGACGGGTTCGTATTTTGGCCTGGATGCTCCCGAATCCTTCACCACTGACGGATGGTTTCGCACCGGAGACGTCGTGACAATCGACGAGTTCGGCTACGTAATGATCACAGACCGAAAAAAGGATCTGATCAAAACCCGCGGCGAATGGATTTCCAGCGTTGAGATGGAAGGTCTTGTGCTCGGCGTCAGCGGAGTACTCGAGGCCGCCGTTGTGGCCCGTCCCGACGATGTGCGCGGCGAGGCGCCCGTCGTCTTTGTCGTTGCGCGCGAGAATGAAACCGTCGAGAAGAAGGCTGTGATCGAAGAGCTGAAAAAGCACTTCGCCCACTGGCAGCTACCGCATCAGGATGACGTGCGCTTCATTGACGCCATCCCCAAAACAAGCGTCGGCAAGTTCGACAAGAAGATGCTGCGTGCACAGCTGACCGCCGAATAA
- a CDS encoding ParB N-terminal domain-containing protein — protein sequence MHLRIRDIRIPRRIRKRKIQIDDLVESIAEFGLLQPIIVDTENTLIAGYRRLEAARALGWESIDVRVIDAPERKDRLLLEIEENSVRQDFDREELERARTLLRRYERSGPVWRAWNWLLDVVDRLFKV from the coding sequence GTGCATTTACGCATACGTGACATCCGCATTCCTCGCCGCATAAGAAAGCGTAAGATTCAAATCGATGATCTTGTCGAATCGATTGCCGAGTTTGGATTGTTGCAGCCGATTATCGTCGATACCGAGAACACTCTGATTGCGGGCTACCGACGTCTTGAAGCGGCGCGAGCCCTTGGCTGGGAGTCCATCGATGTTCGCGTAATCGACGCTCCGGAAAGGAAGGACCGCCTGCTTCTTGAGATCGAAGAGAACAGCGTCCGGCAGGATTTTGACCGTGAAGAGCTGGAGAGGGCTCGAACCCTCCTGCGTCGTTATGAGAGATCAGGCCCCGTCTGGAGAGCCTGGAACTGGCTTCTGGACGTGGTCGATCGTTTATTTAAAGTGTAA
- a CDS encoding DUF692 family multinuclear iron-containing protein yields the protein MASHSYPVLGAGLRTRHFAHLLERPRTRIEWFEAISENFMNSRGRPLRVLEAVRRDYPVALHGVSMSIASTDGPDAAYLRRLSDLIDRIDPFVVSDHLCFSRYRQHYLHDLLPFPLTERALDVVAHNVDRVQSYLGRRIALENASVYLAFSRSEMSEAEFMRRLVERTGCGILLDLNNLYVNRRNTGVDPLEYFEKLSPDSILQMHLAGYSDPGTFYFDTHSAPVYDPVWDLFKRAMRLYPMVPVCIEWDEDIPDFDVLEEEVDKARSIRREVIAEDRDYVGFLSQRTDAPAFFERNRDVPLDDVPTDAHLDSVQRGFRELLHTGLPQLDEEFRPAGELEEEEALRLYASGYVARREDVLTENYRGTLRLLGARQFYERAHAYLNTALSTEYDLNRFGRSFPEFLREQEGLIVSLAARCADLDRAFVDVFHEPAGAALPADRLRLDGNSDIIISLNPSLVLLALDMPVYDLWKRGFGEVQSEPNADPTVTEQQAAERKRAGKEHLLVYRREEGVFVLVVPEWQFDLLSTLQKGYTLMSSIERHEEHIPDPGALGLFFRSLMDEAVIVDVQPV from the coding sequence ATGGCGTCTCACAGCTATCCCGTTCTGGGAGCCGGCTTACGAACCCGGCACTTCGCACATCTTCTCGAACGTCCGCGAACGCGAATCGAATGGTTCGAAGCGATATCTGAAAACTTCATGAACAGTCGCGGCCGACCGCTTCGCGTTCTCGAAGCCGTTCGCCGCGACTATCCGGTGGCGCTGCACGGCGTGTCCATGTCCATCGCCTCGACGGACGGCCCCGATGCCGCTTACCTGCGACGTCTCTCGGATCTGATCGACCGAATCGACCCCTTTGTCGTCTCGGACCACCTCTGTTTCAGCCGTTACCGCCAGCATTATCTGCATGATCTTTTGCCCTTCCCGCTCACGGAACGTGCCCTCGACGTTGTCGCCCATAACGTCGATCGTGTGCAATCCTACCTGGGCCGTCGTATCGCCCTTGAAAACGCCTCGGTTTACCTGGCCTTTTCGCGCTCAGAGATGTCAGAGGCCGAATTTATGAGGCGACTTGTGGAGCGAACCGGATGCGGAATATTGCTCGATTTGAACAACCTCTACGTTAACCGTCGCAATACGGGGGTTGACCCGTTAGAGTACTTTGAAAAGTTATCCCCCGATTCCATTTTGCAGATGCATCTGGCCGGATATTCCGATCCGGGAACGTTTTATTTTGATACTCATTCGGCGCCCGTTTATGATCCCGTATGGGATCTTTTCAAGCGAGCCATGCGTCTGTATCCGATGGTGCCCGTCTGCATCGAATGGGATGAGGATATTCCCGATTTTGACGTCCTTGAAGAGGAGGTCGATAAGGCGCGCTCTATTCGTCGCGAGGTGATCGCCGAAGACCGCGACTATGTCGGATTCCTGTCGCAGAGGACCGATGCACCCGCTTTTTTCGAGCGGAATCGTGACGTACCTCTGGATGATGTTCCCACGGACGCTCATCTTGATTCCGTTCAACGAGGCTTCCGCGAGCTGCTGCATACGGGATTACCGCAACTTGATGAAGAGTTCCGTCCAGCCGGCGAACTGGAAGAAGAAGAGGCTTTACGACTCTATGCCTCCGGGTATGTGGCGCGCCGTGAGGACGTCTTAACGGAAAACTATCGCGGAACGCTGCGCCTTCTCGGCGCTCGACAGTTTTATGAAAGGGCGCACGCCTATTTGAATACGGCCCTCAGTACCGAGTACGATCTGAATCGCTTCGGTCGCTCCTTCCCCGAGTTTCTGCGCGAGCAGGAGGGCTTGATCGTATCGCTGGCGGCGCGGTGCGCCGATCTGGATCGCGCCTTTGTCGATGTGTTTCATGAACCGGCCGGAGCGGCCCTGCCGGCCGATCGACTGCGCCTTGACGGAAACAGCGACATCATAATATCTCTTAATCCTTCGCTTGTATTGCTGGCGCTTGATATGCCCGTCTATGATCTCTGGAAACGAGGCTTCGGCGAAGTGCAGTCCGAACCGAACGCCGACCCCACCGTGACCGAGCAGCAAGCTGCGGAGCGAAAACGAGCCGGCAAGGAGCATCTGCTTGTTTATAGAAGGGAGGAGGGGGTTTTTGTGCTCGTCGTGCCTGAGTGGCAGTTTGACCTGCTTTCAACCTTGCAGAAAGGTTATACGTTGATGTCGTCTATTGAAAGACATGAAGAGCATATTCCAGATCCGGGCGCACTCGGACTCTTTTTTAGATCTCTGATGGACGAAGCGGTTATTGTCGACGTTCAACCTGTTTGA
- a CDS encoding DMT family transporter codes for MRKWTVNCPPIWRIEMSAIGIGIFLLAIVLNAAANILMKASAVNRGEGWQDQILNPFMIAGLASFGLAFLAYRQVLLKGIPLSIAYPIMTTAGFIIVLAASHFVFHEKLDWQQWTGIALLVGGIWLIAGKM; via the coding sequence ATGAGAAAATGGACAGTTAACTGTCCGCCAATATGGAGAATTGAAATGAGCGCGATCGGAATAGGTATCTTTCTTCTGGCCATCGTCCTGAATGCGGCGGCGAACATACTCATGAAGGCCAGCGCCGTAAACCGGGGCGAGGGCTGGCAGGATCAGATTCTGAACCCGTTCATGATTGCCGGCCTTGCAAGCTTCGGTCTCGCCTTTCTCGCCTACAGACAGGTGTTGCTGAAAGGCATTCCTCTGAGCATTGCGTATCCGATTATGACGACGGCCGGCTTTATCATCGTGCTTGCCGCCTCACACTTTGTCTTTCACGAGAAGCTCGACTGGCAGCAATGGACGGGCATCGCTCTGCTTGTCGGCGGCATCTGGTTGATCGCCGGCAAGATGTAA
- a CDS encoding thiazole synthase, with product MQETAFVQSLIDECAADDLLRIADRSFRSRLFVGTGKFASVAAMKEAVEQSCSEMVTVALRRIDLSKASMNDEDIVSALDRNRIQLLPNTSGARDADEAVRLALLAREMGGGNWVKLEVTPDPLYLLPDPGETLKATQILVKEGFVVLPYMQADPILALRLQDAGAATVMPLGSPIGSNRGIRTEDSLRIIIEQARVPVVVDAGLGAPSHAAQALEMGADAVLVNTALAIAADPGRIARAFALAVVAGRQAFRFGPERGRAQGAAFARTTESLRAKASSPLTGFLNEESR from the coding sequence ATGCAGGAAACGGCCTTCGTACAATCTCTTATCGACGAATGCGCGGCAGACGATCTGCTGCGCATCGCCGATCGCAGCTTTCGCTCTCGCCTCTTTGTGGGCACGGGCAAGTTCGCGTCGGTGGCTGCCATGAAAGAGGCCGTCGAACAATCCTGCTCTGAGATGGTAACGGTCGCTCTGCGTCGTATCGATCTCAGCAAGGCAAGCATGAACGATGAAGATATCGTTTCGGCGCTTGATCGCAATCGCATACAGCTTCTGCCGAACACATCGGGGGCGCGCGACGCCGATGAAGCGGTGCGTCTCGCCCTGCTCGCTCGCGAGATGGGCGGTGGCAACTGGGTGAAGCTTGAGGTCACGCCCGATCCGCTGTATCTGCTTCCCGATCCAGGCGAAACTCTAAAGGCGACGCAAATACTTGTGAAAGAAGGCTTTGTCGTACTCCCGTATATGCAGGCTGATCCCATCCTTGCCCTGCGCCTGCAAGATGCCGGAGCGGCGACGGTGATGCCTCTCGGATCGCCTATCGGCTCCAATCGCGGCATTCGCACCGAAGACAGCCTGCGCATCATCATCGAACAGGCGCGCGTTCCCGTCGTCGTCGATGCCGGCCTCGGAGCGCCGTCGCATGCAGCACAGGCCCTTGAGATGGGCGCCGATGCCGTACTTGTGAATACGGCTCTGGCCATTGCCGCCGATCCCGGTCGCATCGCCCGCGCCTTTGCGCTTGCCGTTGTCGCCGGTCGACAGGCCTTCCGCTTTGGGCCTGAGAGAGGCAGAGCACAGGGGGCGGCTTTTGCCCGTACCACAGAGTCGCTGCGAGCAAAGGCATCCAGTCCGCTTACGGGCTTTCTTAATGAAGAGAGCCGCTGA
- a CDS encoding citrate synthase: MSENAKLSVLGREYELPILVGTEKETGVDISKLRGQSGIITMDEGYMNTGACKSAVTFIDGELGILRYRGYDIEDLAQRSSFLEVAYLLIYGELPSQGQFGEFRNRVTRHTMIHEDLKRLYDGFPKDSHPMAILSSMILTLSGYYNDQLDPLNPRHREISITRLLAKTPTIAAYSYKKSIGQPFVYPRNSLSYIGNFLNMMFSVPAEDYAVDPVIEKALDLLLILHADHEQNCSASTVRLVGSSRANLFAAIASGVCALWGPLHGGANQEVIEMLQHIHNDGGDVNKYLNMAKDKNSTFRLMGFGHRVYKNFDPRAKIIKKTADEVLQKLGVNDPLLEIAMKLEEAALNDEYFVERKLYPNVDFYSGIIYKAMGIPTEMFTVMFALGRMPGWIAQWKEMIEDPTTKIGRPRQIYTGAAHRTYVPLDQRG, from the coding sequence ATGTCGGAAAATGCGAAGCTGTCAGTGCTCGGTCGTGAATATGAACTTCCGATTCTGGTCGGAACGGAAAAAGAAACGGGCGTGGATATTTCTAAACTGCGCGGCCAGTCCGGTATCATCACGATGGATGAAGGCTACATGAATACGGGTGCCTGCAAAAGCGCCGTAACCTTCATCGACGGAGAACTGGGCATCCTTCGCTATCGCGGCTATGACATCGAAGATCTCGCCCAGCGTTCCAGCTTCCTTGAAGTGGCTTATCTTCTTATTTATGGAGAGCTTCCCAGCCAGGGCCAGTTCGGTGAATTCCGCAATCGGGTTACCCGCCATACGATGATTCACGAAGACCTCAAAAGGCTTTACGACGGTTTTCCGAAAGACTCGCATCCGATGGCCATCCTGAGCTCGATGATTCTTACGCTCTCGGGTTATTATAACGATCAGCTCGATCCGCTCAATCCGCGGCACCGCGAGATTTCGATCACGCGCCTGCTTGCAAAAACGCCGACAATCGCCGCATACTCCTATAAGAAGTCGATCGGCCAGCCGTTCGTGTATCCGCGTAACTCGCTTTCTTATATCGGTAACTTCCTTAATATGATGTTCTCGGTGCCGGCAGAGGACTATGCCGTCGATCCCGTTATCGAAAAGGCCCTGGACCTGCTGCTTATTCTGCATGCAGACCATGAGCAGAACTGTTCGGCTTCAACGGTTCGCCTGGTGGGATCAAGCCGCGCCAATCTCTTCGCTGCGATCGCCTCGGGCGTTTGCGCTCTCTGGGGCCCTCTGCACGGCGGCGCCAACCAGGAAGTGATCGAGATGCTGCAGCACATCCATAACGATGGCGGCGACGTGAACAAATACCTGAACATGGCAAAAGATAAGAATTCTACATTCCGTCTGATGGGCTTCGGCCACCGTGTTTATAAAAACTTTGACCCGCGCGCGAAGATCATCAAGAAGACGGCCGACGAAGTCCTCCAGAAGCTCGGTGTGAACGATCCGCTGCTTGAGATCGCCATGAAACTGGAAGAGGCGGCGCTGAACGACGAATACTTCGTTGAGAGAAAGCTGTATCCGAACGTCGACTTCTACTCGGGTATCATCTACAAGGCGATGGGTATTCCGACCGAGATGTTCACCGTCATGTTCGCGCTCGGTCGTATGCCGGGCTGGATCGCTCAGTGGAAAGAGATGATCGAAGATCCGACGACGAAGATCGGTCGTCCGCGACAGATCTATACGGGAGCGGCGCACCGCACCTACGTTCCTCTTGATCAGCGTGGCTGA
- a CDS encoding lysophospholipid acyltransferase family protein, giving the protein MSKEKEVFQNLKAVLSPLLNIMVDIQKEGLENIPTEGGRILVGNHRSDMDPFVIASVVPHYISWIAAEYTRRIPVFEQLIKNTGVIPMEIDGNVSVSSIKKLMSVLKAGEILGIFPEGHDYMVKNDFAAPMAPFHSGFAIFALRAKAPIVPFVIVPIEEEISAIPVTPQIRSLIGLPDEVAHIPLRCNYKKVKVVFEKPILPELYRSMPEQEAVSFLLSECRSSMERIMQREGMVV; this is encoded by the coding sequence ATGTCAAAAGAAAAAGAGGTCTTTCAGAATCTGAAGGCCGTGCTCAGTCCGCTGTTGAATATCATGGTGGACATCCAGAAGGAAGGGCTGGAGAACATTCCGACGGAGGGCGGGCGCATCCTCGTCGGGAATCATCGATCTGACATGGATCCGTTTGTCATTGCCAGCGTCGTCCCGCATTATATCTCCTGGATTGCCGCCGAATACACAAGACGGATTCCCGTATTCGAGCAGCTGATTAAAAATACGGGCGTTATTCCCATGGAAATTGACGGAAACGTTTCCGTTTCGTCGATCAAAAAGCTGATGTCGGTTTTGAAGGCGGGCGAAATCCTCGGCATCTTTCCCGAAGGGCATGATTACATGGTAAAAAACGATTTCGCCGCTCCGATGGCTCCCTTTCATTCGGGCTTTGCTATCTTTGCCCTTCGCGCAAAGGCTCCCATCGTACCTTTTGTGATCGTTCCTATAGAAGAAGAGATCAGCGCTATTCCCGTAACGCCGCAGATTCGATCACTGATCGGCCTTCCCGACGAGGTGGCCCATATACCGCTCCGCTGCAATTATAAGAAGGTGAAGGTCGTTTTCGAAAAACCGATCCTGCCCGAGTTGTATCGCTCCATGCCCGAACAGGAAGCCGTCAGCTTTCTTTTGAGCGAATGCCGCTCGAGCATGGAGAGGATTATGCAGCGCGAAGGGATGGTTGTATAA